One region of Grus americana isolate bGruAme1 chromosome 20, bGruAme1.mat, whole genome shotgun sequence genomic DNA includes:
- the CEL gene encoding bile salt-activated lipase encodes MALTHSCTRSYIYVSLHLAPQGALTMARWEILCFALCSYLGVARAATLGVVYTEGGFVEGENKKLGLFGNYIDIFRGIPFAAPPKTLEDPQPHPGWDGTLQAKKFKNRCMQMTLTQTDVRGSEDCLYLNIWIPQGRRQVSTNLPVMIWIYGGAFLVGGSQGANFLDNYLYDGEEIAVRGNVIVVTVNYRLGPLGFLSTGDENLPGNYGLKDQHMAIAWVKRNIKAFGGDPENITIFGESAGAVSVSLQTLSPKNKGLFKRAISQSGVGLCSWAIQKDPLAWAEKLGEKVGCPIDNTTALANCLRVSDPKAVTLAYHLHLTNLPSPLVHTLALTPVIDGDFLPDTPENLFANTADIDYIAGVNNMDGHIFAGIDLPAINRPLVKITADEVYNLIKGLTVDRGERGANATYTLYTQAWGDNPDQEVMKKTVVDLITDYIFLVPTQWALNLHLQNARNAKTYSYLFSQPSRMPIYPHWVGADHADDLQYVFGKPFATPLGYLPKHRTVSSAMIAYWTNFARTGDPNKGNSEVPVNWPPYTSEGSYYLEINNKINADSVKQNLKTRYVNFWNSVYQNLPQVANISLTEELLWS; translated from the exons ATGGCATTGACACACAGCTGCACTCGTAGCTATATATACGTAAGCCTCCATCTGGCTCCTCAGGGTGCACTCACCATGGCTCGCTGGGAGATCCTGTGCTTTGCCTTGTGCTCCTACCTCGGGGTAGCACGGGCTGCAACC CTGGGTGTGGTGTACACCGAGGGAGGTTTTGTGGAAGGCGAGAATAAAAAACTGGGACTCTTTGGGAACTACATTGACATCTTCAGAGGGATCCCCTTTGCTGCCCCTCCAAAGACTCTGGAAGACCCCCAACCTCATCCTGGCTGGGATG GAACATTGCaggcaaaaaaattcaaaaatcgCTGCATGCAGATGACACTTACGCAAACTGATGTCCGCGGCAGTGAGGACTGTCTCTATCTGAACATCTGGATCCCTCAAGGAAGGAGACAGG TCTCTACCAACCTGCCAGTGATGATCTGGATCTACGGCGGCGCCTTCCTTGTAggagggagccagggagccaacTTCCTCGATAACTACCTCTATGACGGCGAGGAGATCGCTGTGCGGGGCAACGTGATCGTGGTGACCGTCAACTATCGCCTGGGGCCCCTTGGCTTCCTGAGCACCGGAGATGAAAACTTGCCAG GGAACTATGGGCTGAAGGACCAGCACATGGCTATTGCCTGGGTGAAGAGGAATATCAAGGCCTTTGGGGGTGACCCAGAAAACATCACCATCTTTGGGGAATCAGCTGGCGCTGTCAGTGTCTCCCTGCAG ACGTTGTCCCCAAAGAACAAGGGCCTGTTCAAGAGAGCCATCAGCCAGAGCGGTGTGGGTCTCTGCAGCTGGGCCATCCAGAAGGACCCGCTCGCCTGGGCTGAAAAG cttggAGAAAAAGTGGGCTGCCCCATAGACAACACCACTGCCTTGGCCAACTGCCTGCGCGTCTCTGACCCCAAAGCCGTGACGCTGGCCTACCACCTGCATCTGACCAACCTGCCCT ctcccctgGTTCACACACTTGCCCTCACTCCTGTCATCGATGGAGACTTCCTCCCAGACACACCAGAGAACCTCTTTGCCAACACTGCTGACATTGACTACATTGCTGGGGTCAATAACATGGATGGACATATCTTTGCTGGCATTGATTTACCTGCTATCAACCGCCCGCTTGTGAAAATCACTGC GGACGAGGTCTATAATTTGATCAAAGGACTTACTGTGGACAGGGGTGAGCGTGGAGCCAATGCAACATACACACTCTACACACAAGCATGGGGAGACAACCCAGACCAGGAGGTCATGAAGAAGACAGTGGTGGACCTGATTACTGACTACATCTTCCTGGTTCCCACACAGTGGGCACTGAATCTGCACCTGCAGAATGCCCG GAATGCTAAGACATACAGCTACTTGTTCTCCCAGCCATCCCGAATGCCCATCTACCCACACTGGGTAGGGGCAGACCATGCTGATGACCTGCAGTACGTGTTTGGGAAACCCTTCGCTACCCCCCTGGGCTACCTGCCCAAGCACAGGACTGTCTCAAGCGCCATGATTGCTTACTGGACCAATTTTGCCAGGACAGG CGACCCCAACAAAGGGAATTCAGAGGTGCCCGTTAACTGGCCGCCCT
- the GFI1B gene encoding zinc finger protein Gfi-1b isoform X2: MPRSFLVKSKKAHTYHHHRFVEDDLPILTWDPISSPFTAIGDKTLEDIKKQDLECVVPKQEKDPSELKEESVPVQYLSRMLPGPSAPEMAVPGLQIKDCTSTTSTPTFYKTSFSWDAFHLPYSYRQMSSTMQSALLEHPVSLYGSHLLPSSEPPLDYSMHYSSDMETYHCVKCNKVFSTPHGLEVHVRRSHSGTRPFACEVCGKTFGHAVSLEQHTNIHSQQERSFECKMCGKTFKRSSTLSTHLLIHSDTRPYPCQYCGKRFHQKSDMKKHTYIHTGEKPHKCQVCGKAFSQSSNLITHSRKHTGFKPFSCELCAKGFQRKVDLRRHRETQHSLK; the protein is encoded by the exons ATGCCACGTTCCTTTTTGGTGAAGAGCAAAAAGGCTCATACCTACCATCACCACCGCTTTGTGGAAGATGACCTGCCTATACTCACGTGGGATCCAATAAGCTCTCCCTTCACTG CCATAGGAGACAAGACACTGGAGGACATCAAGAAGCAGGACCTAGAATGTGTGGTTCCTAAACAAGAAAAGGACCCATCTGAACTGAAGGAAGAAAGTGTCCCTGTCCAGTACCTGAGCAGGATGCTGCCAGGCCCTTCAGCTCCAG AGATGGCCGTCCCAGGTCTGCAGATCAAAGACTGCACTAGCACGACAAGCACCCCTACCTTCTACAAAACCAGCTTTTCTTGGGATGCTTTCCACTTGCCATACAGCTACCGACAGATGTCTTCCACCATGCAGTCAGCCCTCCTGGAGCACCCCGTTAGCCTGTACGGAAGCCACCTCCTGCCAAGCTCCGAGCCCCCGCTGGATTACAGCATGCATTACTCCTCGGACATGGAGACCTACCACTGTGTGAAGTGCAACAAG gtaTTCTCCACTCCCCATGGACTGGAGGTCCATGTCCGAAGGTCTCATAGTGGGACCCGGCCTTTTGCTTGTGAAGTATGTGGCAAAACCTTTGGACACGCTGTAAGCCTGGAGCAGCACACCAATATTCACTCCCAG CAGGAAAGAAGTTTTGAGTGCAAGATGTGTGGGAAGACATTCAAACGTTCCTCCACCCTCTCCACTCATCTACTGATCCATTCAGACACACGGCCTTATCCCTGCCAATACTGTGGCAAGCGCTTCCACCAGAAGTCGGATATGAAGAAACACACTTACATCCACACCG GGGAGAAGCCCCACAAATGCCAGGTATGCGGCAAAGCCTTCAGCCAGAGCTCCAACCTCATCACTCACAGCCGCAAGCACACTGGCTTCAAGCCCTTCAGCTGTGAGCTCTGCGCCAAGGGCTTCCAGCGCAAGGTGGATCTACGGAGGCACAGAGAGACCCAACACAGTCTCAAGTGA
- the GFI1B gene encoding zinc finger protein Gfi-1b isoform X3, translating into MPRSFLVKSKKAHTYHHHRFVEDDLPILTWDPISSPFTAIGDKTLEDIKKQDLECVVPKQEKDPSELKEESVPVQYLSRMLPGPSAPEMAVPGLQIKDCTSTTSTPTFYKTSFSWDAFHLPYSYRQMSSTMQSALLEHPVSLYGSHLLPSSEPPLDYSMHYSSDMETYHCVKCNKVFSTPHGLEVHVRRSHSGTRPFACEVCGKTFGHAVSLEQHTNIHSQERSFECKMCGKTFKRSSTLSTHLLIHSDTRPYPCQYCGKRFHQKSDMKKHTYIHTGEKPHKCQVCGKAFSQSSNLITHSRKHTGFKPFSCELCAKGFQRKVDLRRHRETQHSLK; encoded by the exons ATGCCACGTTCCTTTTTGGTGAAGAGCAAAAAGGCTCATACCTACCATCACCACCGCTTTGTGGAAGATGACCTGCCTATACTCACGTGGGATCCAATAAGCTCTCCCTTCACTG CCATAGGAGACAAGACACTGGAGGACATCAAGAAGCAGGACCTAGAATGTGTGGTTCCTAAACAAGAAAAGGACCCATCTGAACTGAAGGAAGAAAGTGTCCCTGTCCAGTACCTGAGCAGGATGCTGCCAGGCCCTTCAGCTCCAG AGATGGCCGTCCCAGGTCTGCAGATCAAAGACTGCACTAGCACGACAAGCACCCCTACCTTCTACAAAACCAGCTTTTCTTGGGATGCTTTCCACTTGCCATACAGCTACCGACAGATGTCTTCCACCATGCAGTCAGCCCTCCTGGAGCACCCCGTTAGCCTGTACGGAAGCCACCTCCTGCCAAGCTCCGAGCCCCCGCTGGATTACAGCATGCATTACTCCTCGGACATGGAGACCTACCACTGTGTGAAGTGCAACAAG gtaTTCTCCACTCCCCATGGACTGGAGGTCCATGTCCGAAGGTCTCATAGTGGGACCCGGCCTTTTGCTTGTGAAGTATGTGGCAAAACCTTTGGACACGCTGTAAGCCTGGAGCAGCACACCAATATTCACTCCCAG GAAAGAAGTTTTGAGTGCAAGATGTGTGGGAAGACATTCAAACGTTCCTCCACCCTCTCCACTCATCTACTGATCCATTCAGACACACGGCCTTATCCCTGCCAATACTGTGGCAAGCGCTTCCACCAGAAGTCGGATATGAAGAAACACACTTACATCCACACCG GGGAGAAGCCCCACAAATGCCAGGTATGCGGCAAAGCCTTCAGCCAGAGCTCCAACCTCATCACTCACAGCCGCAAGCACACTGGCTTCAAGCCCTTCAGCTGTGAGCTCTGCGCCAAGGGCTTCCAGCGCAAGGTGGATCTACGGAGGCACAGAGAGACCCAACACAGTCTCAAGTGA
- the GFI1B gene encoding zinc finger protein Gfi-1b isoform X1 translates to MRNHPPNHRGLPAGFPCFCAGSEWKMPRSFLVKSKKAHTYHHHRFVEDDLPILTWDPISSPFTAIGDKTLEDIKKQDLECVVPKQEKDPSELKEESVPVQYLSRMLPGPSAPEMAVPGLQIKDCTSTTSTPTFYKTSFSWDAFHLPYSYRQMSSTMQSALLEHPVSLYGSHLLPSSEPPLDYSMHYSSDMETYHCVKCNKVFSTPHGLEVHVRRSHSGTRPFACEVCGKTFGHAVSLEQHTNIHSQERSFECKMCGKTFKRSSTLSTHLLIHSDTRPYPCQYCGKRFHQKSDMKKHTYIHTGEKPHKCQVCGKAFSQSSNLITHSRKHTGFKPFSCELCAKGFQRKVDLRRHRETQHSLK, encoded by the exons ATGAGAAATCACCCCCCAAACCACAGAGGTTTACCTGCTGGTTTTCCGTGTTTCTGCGCAGGCAGTGAATGGAAAATGCCACGTTCCTTTTTGGTGAAGAGCAAAAAGGCTCATACCTACCATCACCACCGCTTTGTGGAAGATGACCTGCCTATACTCACGTGGGATCCAATAAGCTCTCCCTTCACTG CCATAGGAGACAAGACACTGGAGGACATCAAGAAGCAGGACCTAGAATGTGTGGTTCCTAAACAAGAAAAGGACCCATCTGAACTGAAGGAAGAAAGTGTCCCTGTCCAGTACCTGAGCAGGATGCTGCCAGGCCCTTCAGCTCCAG AGATGGCCGTCCCAGGTCTGCAGATCAAAGACTGCACTAGCACGACAAGCACCCCTACCTTCTACAAAACCAGCTTTTCTTGGGATGCTTTCCACTTGCCATACAGCTACCGACAGATGTCTTCCACCATGCAGTCAGCCCTCCTGGAGCACCCCGTTAGCCTGTACGGAAGCCACCTCCTGCCAAGCTCCGAGCCCCCGCTGGATTACAGCATGCATTACTCCTCGGACATGGAGACCTACCACTGTGTGAAGTGCAACAAG gtaTTCTCCACTCCCCATGGACTGGAGGTCCATGTCCGAAGGTCTCATAGTGGGACCCGGCCTTTTGCTTGTGAAGTATGTGGCAAAACCTTTGGACACGCTGTAAGCCTGGAGCAGCACACCAATATTCACTCCCAG GAAAGAAGTTTTGAGTGCAAGATGTGTGGGAAGACATTCAAACGTTCCTCCACCCTCTCCACTCATCTACTGATCCATTCAGACACACGGCCTTATCCCTGCCAATACTGTGGCAAGCGCTTCCACCAGAAGTCGGATATGAAGAAACACACTTACATCCACACCG GGGAGAAGCCCCACAAATGCCAGGTATGCGGCAAAGCCTTCAGCCAGAGCTCCAACCTCATCACTCACAGCCGCAAGCACACTGGCTTCAAGCCCTTCAGCTGTGAGCTCTGCGCCAAGGGCTTCCAGCGCAAGGTGGATCTACGGAGGCACAGAGAGACCCAACACAGTCTCAAGTGA